The genomic interval CGGCGCTCGGCGACGACCGTCACCGGTCCCGGGAGGAACTCCCGCATGAACGCGACCTCACGCTCCGTCAGTCGGGTGTACTCACGCGCGGATTCGATGTCGGGCACCGCGAGCGAGATCGGTTTGTCCCGTGCTCGGCCCTTCGCCTCGAAGACCCGCTCGACGGCCGCGGGATCGAGGGCGTCCGCGGCCAGGCCGTACACCGTCTCGGTGGGGTAGACGACCAGCTTCCCGTCGCGGACGGCCGCCGCGGCGGCATCGATGTCGTCGCTCATCTCAGAGCTGGGCTTCGACCGTGTCGTAGTCGGGGAAGGAGGGCCACTGCTGGCCAACCCAGGCGTACTCGATCGTCCGGTCGTCGTCGAGGACGAACACCGCCGGGCGGGGCTCCTCGATGCCGGCCATCCCGTCGGTGTCCATCGCGATGCCGTACTCCTGGGCGACGCCGTTGCCCGGGTCCGAGTACAGACGGTAGTCGCCCCCGATCGACCGCTCGTCGAGCAGGTCCTTGTGGGCGTACGGCGTCGAGATCGAGAGGCCGACGACCGTCGCCGACTCGTGCCAGCCCCGGTCCCGGATCTCGTTCCAGACGTACGTCGCCGGGAAGGCCCCGTCCATCGGGTGAAAGACGAGGACGACGGGGTCGTCGCTCTCGGCACACACCGCCGAGAGCGCCACGTCCTCCCAGTACTCGTCGTTCACGAGCGGCCGGGTGAAGTCGGGCGCCTGCTCGCCTTCGGCGGGCGGATCGGCCGCGCCAAGATCGACGATGTCGAAGCCGAGGTCCATCAGGCCTCACCCCTGTTGGCTGTCTGCGCTTCGTCTCCGTAGGTCCGCTCCAGGTACTCGACGATGTTCGCGGATTCGCTCATCGTGATCCCGGTGTTCTCGTCGACGATGGCCGGGACGGTCCGCTTGCCGGTCAGTCGCTTGACCACGTCCCGTTCGGAGTGCATCGGTTCGATGAACCGCGAACGGTACTCCAGGCCGTGTTCCTGGAGTACCCGGACGACGCGTTCACAGAACGGACACGCCTGCAACCGGTACAGGGTGATCGCTGGCTCGCTCATACCCCCCGTAAGACCGAACCGAGGGTAAGGGCTTCGCCACTGCTCTGCCATGACAAGTCTTAATCCCCGTCCATTACAACTCGGACCGTTGATGGCCCTGGACCCACCTGTGTCGTTCGCGCTGGCTTCCCTGTTGCTCCAGTCAGTCCCGGTGTTCGGCGTGGAGATCCCACAGAACGTCATCGTCGGTACGGGGCTGGTCACGATCGTCGTTCTCATCGGGCTCTCGGCGTTTTTCTCCTCCTCGGAGATCGCCATGTTCTCGCTGCCGGCCCACCGGACCGAGGCGCTCGTCGAGGACGGGATCAAGGGCGCGAAGACGCTCCAGCAACTGAAGTCCGACCCGCACCGACTGTTGGTGACGATCCTGGTCGGGAACAACCTCGTCAACATCGCGATGTCCTCGATCGCGACGGGGCTGCTGGGCTTTTACCTCTCGCGTGGCGAGGCGGTGCTGGCCGCGACCTTCGGCATCACCGCGATCGTCCTGCTGTTCGGCGAGAGCGCCCCCAAGAGCTACGCCGTCGAGAACACCGAATCCTGGGCGCTGACGATCGCCCGGCCGCTGAAGTTCGCCGAGAAGGCACTCATCCCGCTGATCCTCCTCTTTGACTACCTCACCCGGATCGTCAACAAGATCACCGGCGGCCGGTCGGCGATCGAGACCTCCTACGTCACCCGCGAGGAGATCCAGGACATCATCGAGACGGGCGAACGCGAGGGCGTCTTAGACGAGGAAGAGCGGGAGATGCTCCAGCGGACGCTACGGTTCAACAACACCATCGCCAAGGAGGTCATGACCCCGCGGCTGGACATGACCGCCGTCGCGAAGGACGACTCCGTCCAGGAGGCCTTAGAGACGTGTATCCAGAGCGGCCACGCGCGAGTCCCGGTGTACGAAGGCAGCCTCGACAACGTCATCGGCATCGCTCACATCCGCGATCTGGTTCGGGACCTGAACTACGGCGAGGCGATCGCGAAAGACATCGCGCTCGAAGACCTCATCGAACCGACGCTGCACGTCCCCGAGTCCAAGAACGTCGACGACCTGCTGACCGAGATGCGCAAAGAGCGCATGCACATGGTCATCGTCATCGACGAGTTCGGGACCACCGAGGGGCTGGTGACGATGGAGGACCTCACCGAGGAGATCGTCGGCGAGATCCTCGAAGGCGAGGAGGAAGAACCGATCGAGTACGTCGACGACGACACCGTCGTCGTCAAAGGCGAGGTCAACATCGAGGAGGTCAACGAGGCGCTGGAACTGGAACTCCCCGAGGGCGAGGAGTTCGAGACCATCGCCGGCTTCATCTTCAACCGCGCGGGCCGACTCGTCGAGGAGGGCGAGACGATCACCTACGACGGCGTCGAGATCCGTGTCGAACAGGTCGAGAACACCCGGATCATGAAAGCCCGCGTCGCCCGCCTCGACCAGGACGGGGGCGACGCGACCGACCCCGAGGAAGCCTCGACCGAGTAAACTCCTCACGGTCGCTACTGCGGTTTCTCGCCGGTCAGAGGGCTACTACTATGTGGCTCTGTGTCGACTGGGAAGTCATGACACTGGAGACGCCCGATCTCTCGGGTAGTACGGCGTTTATCACCGGCACGACCCGCGGGATCGGGAAGGCGATCGCGCTCGCGCTGGCCGAGCGGGGCTGTAACGTCGTCTCGACGGGCAAGACCAGCGAGGAGGGCGACTACGGCGAGGAGCGCGACCTGGAGGGATCGATCGAACAGACCGCCCGCGAGGTCCGCGAGCGAGGGGCGGAGTCGCTGCCGATCCAGCTCGACGTGCGCGACCCCGAGGCGGTTCAGGCCGCGGCCGACCAAGCGATCGATCGCTTCGGCACCGTCGACATAGTCATCAACAACGCCAGTGCGATCCAACTGGCGACCGTCGAGGACCTGCCGCCCAACCGCTTCGACCTGCTGACGGAGGTCAACGTCCGCGGGACCTACCTCGTCTCGCGGGCCTTCATCGACCACCTGAAAGGCGTCGAGGAGGGGTGGATCCTGACGAACGCGCCGCCGGTCACCGTCGACCGGAGCCCGGGCTCGGGGCCGTACCTCTGGTCGAAACTCGGGATGTCGTTCGTCACGCTCTCGCTGGCCGGCGAGCTGAGCGGGCACGACATCGGCTGTAACACCTTCTGGCCGGTCACCGCCATCGACACCCGGGCGACCAGACACTTCGGGCTGGGCACCGAGGACGACTGGCGCACGCCCGACGTGGTCTCCGACGCCGTCCTCCAGATCCTCCGGCACGACCCCGCGGAGTTCACTGGCGAGTCGCTGTACGACGAGGACATCCTCCGAGCGGCCGGCGTCGCCGACTTCTCGGAATACAACCTCACGCCCGGCGACCCGGCGCCGACCTCGGCACAGATGATCGATCCCGACTACAGCCGGCCGGAGTAGTCAGAGCCCGTCGACCAGCGCGAACAGGCCGTAGCTCACCGCGAACGCCAGCGCGAGCGATCCGATCCAGGCCAGCACCGTCTTGCCCATCTTCGAGCGGCTGACCTCGCCCCCGCCGGCGGCCGCTCCGGAACCGACGATCGCCGAGACGATGATCTCGTTGAACGAGACCGGCACGCCCAGGAACACCGCTGTCTG from Haloarcula pelagica carries:
- a CDS encoding redoxin domain-containing protein, which encodes MDLGFDIVDLGAADPPAEGEQAPDFTRPLVNDEYWEDVALSAVCAESDDPVVLVFHPMDGAFPATYVWNEIRDRGWHESATVVGLSISTPYAHKDLLDERSIGGDYRLYSDPGNGVAQEYGIAMDTDGMAGIEEPRPAVFVLDDDRTIEYAWVGQQWPSFPDYDTVEAQL
- a CDS encoding glutaredoxin family protein, coding for MSEPAITLYRLQACPFCERVVRVLQEHGLEYRSRFIEPMHSERDVVKRLTGKRTVPAIVDENTGITMSESANIVEYLERTYGDEAQTANRGEA
- a CDS encoding SDR family oxidoreductase, with product MTLETPDLSGSTAFITGTTRGIGKAIALALAERGCNVVSTGKTSEEGDYGEERDLEGSIEQTAREVRERGAESLPIQLDVRDPEAVQAAADQAIDRFGTVDIVINNASAIQLATVEDLPPNRFDLLTEVNVRGTYLVSRAFIDHLKGVEEGWILTNAPPVTVDRSPGSGPYLWSKLGMSFVTLSLAGELSGHDIGCNTFWPVTAIDTRATRHFGLGTEDDWRTPDVVSDAVLQILRHDPAEFTGESLYDEDILRAAGVADFSEYNLTPGDPAPTSAQMIDPDYSRPE
- a CDS encoding hemolysin family protein: MALDPPVSFALASLLLQSVPVFGVEIPQNVIVGTGLVTIVVLIGLSAFFSSSEIAMFSLPAHRTEALVEDGIKGAKTLQQLKSDPHRLLVTILVGNNLVNIAMSSIATGLLGFYLSRGEAVLAATFGITAIVLLFGESAPKSYAVENTESWALTIARPLKFAEKALIPLILLFDYLTRIVNKITGGRSAIETSYVTREEIQDIIETGEREGVLDEEEREMLQRTLRFNNTIAKEVMTPRLDMTAVAKDDSVQEALETCIQSGHARVPVYEGSLDNVIGIAHIRDLVRDLNYGEAIAKDIALEDLIEPTLHVPESKNVDDLLTEMRKERMHMVIVIDEFGTTEGLVTMEDLTEEIVGEILEGEEEEPIEYVDDDTVVVKGEVNIEEVNEALELELPEGEEFETIAGFIFNRAGRLVEEGETITYDGVEIRVEQVENTRIMKARVARLDQDGGDATDPEEASTE